The following are encoded together in the Capsulimonas corticalis genome:
- a CDS encoding RNA polymerase sigma factor, whose amino-acid sequence MEREQERLVWAAAYRYLGSGVTLEDVEEAWVTFYSEGVERSRLSYRPGGPDFATYALHVCFKRECIRRGEEIRKRKRGSISITAAVAEEGLSDNELLDSAAGPHALLEQQSLIQAVVDFLNAGNLPAQQRRAFELKHFEEMSNEEIAEELGAPVGTIRVWVHRGAVKVQEFLTQKGWAN is encoded by the coding sequence ATGGAGCGAGAACAAGAAAGGCTTGTTTGGGCTGCAGCATACCGGTATCTAGGCTCTGGCGTTACTCTGGAAGATGTTGAGGAAGCTTGGGTGACCTTCTACTCGGAGGGGGTAGAACGCAGCCGTCTCTCATATCGACCAGGCGGGCCTGACTTTGCGACATATGCTCTTCACGTATGCTTTAAGCGCGAGTGCATTCGGCGCGGCGAAGAGATCCGCAAGCGGAAACGCGGATCGATTTCCATAACCGCAGCAGTGGCTGAAGAAGGCTTAAGTGACAATGAGCTCCTCGATTCTGCCGCCGGGCCACACGCGCTTCTGGAACAGCAGTCCCTTATCCAGGCGGTAGTCGATTTCCTTAACGCAGGCAATCTGCCGGCGCAACAGCGCAGAGCGTTCGAGCTCAAGCACTTTGAGGAAATGTCGAACGAAGAGATTGCGGAGGAACTGGGGGCGCCTGTTGGCACCATAAGAGTTTGGGTCCATCGCGGAGCTGTTAAGGTGCAGGAGTTTCTAACCCAGAAAGGATGGGCGAATTGA
- a CDS encoding histidine phosphatase family protein has product MRIYIIRHADPDYPNNTITNFGHLEAQALSIRLKTVGIDCIYSSPLGRARDTAGYTARLLGLEPRIESWTTELDWVMRGEGIQDAGAVWDYPGEVFRAGADYPSYENWHRTPPVHKDELAEPFARLGKASDAFLARLGYVREGRRYRCVAPTDDRVAVFCHGGFGLTWLAYLLEIPVSTMWSGFWLPPSSVSMVLMEQQSDEWAVPRCVGLGDTSHLYAAGLPIQPRGIYARNWERPSERE; this is encoded by the coding sequence ATGAGAATATACATTATCCGCCATGCGGATCCCGATTATCCCAACAACACGATCACGAACTTTGGCCATCTTGAAGCCCAGGCCCTTTCCATCCGATTGAAAACCGTCGGCATCGATTGCATCTACAGCTCTCCTCTCGGACGCGCGCGCGACACCGCCGGGTACACGGCGCGACTCCTTGGCCTGGAGCCGCGGATCGAGTCCTGGACGACGGAGCTTGACTGGGTGATGCGCGGGGAGGGGATTCAGGACGCTGGGGCTGTTTGGGACTATCCCGGGGAAGTTTTTAGGGCCGGCGCTGATTATCCGTCCTACGAGAACTGGCATCGTACGCCCCCTGTCCATAAAGATGAGCTGGCGGAGCCGTTTGCGCGTCTTGGAAAGGCGTCGGATGCGTTCTTAGCTCGTTTGGGTTATGTCCGCGAAGGGCGCCGTTATCGCTGCGTCGCGCCCACGGACGATCGCGTCGCGGTGTTCTGCCATGGCGGTTTTGGCCTGACGTGGCTGGCTTATTTGCTTGAAATTCCAGTCTCGACGATGTGGTCCGGGTTCTGGCTGCCGCCGTCATCGGTGAGCATGGTGCTGATGGAGCAGCAGTCGGACGAATGGGCCGTACCCCGCTGCGTAGGGCTGGGCGATACTTCCCATCTGTACGCCGCCGGTCTGCCGATCCAGCCGCGCGGCATTTATGCGCGGAACTGGGAGCGCCCGTCTGAGCGTGAATGA
- a CDS encoding LacI family DNA-binding transcriptional regulator yields the protein MSSINEVARQAGVSPATVSRTFRTPELLSHQTRRRVLHAAAELNYQPRQRVVKADAEPMGAETAESLGFLFFASDQDGTHVNDFYSPVMMGAQAEAGRLGRHLILRTTSRFEAPPEMPKMFREQSVAGMLLVGAALPDILAAYDSHLPPSVLVDNRDTSGRHDCILSDGFGGMLAATQHLLDLGHRRIAFIQDEPTAPSFRDRQRGYLCALWEAGLIPNPEWIVSTERRANLEPYLAPLMAEANPPTAIVAANDMNAFAVLAACRTLGLSVPKDLSVVGFDDTTFSIHSYPALTTVRVNKGQMGRLAVRQLIARIEEAREGATPLPSANFVVPVSLVERESCAPPRN from the coding sequence ATGTCCAGTATCAATGAAGTCGCAAGACAAGCCGGTGTTTCACCCGCAACGGTGTCACGGACATTCCGCACTCCGGAACTTCTCAGCCACCAGACGCGTCGCCGCGTGCTGCACGCCGCCGCCGAGCTGAACTATCAGCCGCGTCAGCGCGTGGTCAAGGCGGACGCGGAGCCGATGGGCGCTGAGACGGCCGAGTCGCTGGGATTCTTGTTCTTCGCTTCCGATCAGGACGGCACGCACGTCAACGATTTTTATTCGCCCGTAATGATGGGCGCTCAGGCCGAAGCTGGACGACTCGGACGTCATTTGATCCTTCGGACGACATCGCGCTTTGAAGCGCCTCCGGAGATGCCGAAGATGTTCCGCGAACAGTCCGTCGCCGGCATGCTGCTGGTCGGCGCCGCGCTCCCGGATATTCTGGCCGCTTACGATTCGCATCTGCCGCCTTCGGTGCTGGTGGACAACCGGGACACCTCCGGGCGCCACGACTGCATCCTGAGCGATGGCTTCGGCGGAATGCTCGCCGCGACACAGCATCTGCTGGACCTGGGGCATCGCCGGATCGCATTTATTCAGGACGAGCCGACAGCGCCCTCGTTCCGAGATCGCCAGCGCGGCTACCTGTGCGCGCTTTGGGAGGCTGGACTCATTCCCAATCCCGAGTGGATCGTCTCCACCGAGCGTCGGGCAAACCTGGAGCCGTATCTGGCTCCTCTCATGGCGGAAGCCAATCCGCCGACGGCGATTGTCGCCGCGAACGACATGAACGCATTCGCGGTGCTGGCCGCTTGCCGGACCTTGGGACTGTCCGTGCCGAAAGATTTGAGCGTCGTCGGTTTTGACGACACGACATTCAGTATTCATTCATATCCGGCGCTGACGACGGTGCGAGTGAACAAAGGTCAAATGGGGCGATTGGCGGTACGACAGCTCATCGCCCGAATTGAAGAAGCGCGCGAGGGGGCCACGCCTCTCCCGTCTGCGAATTTCGTCGTTCCCGTGTCACTGGTGGAGCGTGAGTCCTGTGCGCCCCCTCGTAATTGA
- a CDS encoding DUF1559 domain-containing protein gives MKRQAFTLIELLVVIAIIAILAAILFPVFAQAREKARAIACLSNLKQIGLGVVQYNQDYDEKMPNGTSGYGTCAGWAYQVYPYVKSVGAFKCPDDSGVGTNGASLGINANFGGKPGSDPTIMGSADGRTLAEFNSPTKTVMLFETANGKYYDLSRGDGKDDANGIHADNMYNGMSPSGLGYGGPYDPNGGNGADPASATSSNLKYATGWLRFSSQSANFQSKDGRHQMGANYLMADTHAKFLKPNSVTAGYNDPSDGYCGGIYAAGPSGGATAANTNCTDSTVAATFSIQ, from the coding sequence ATGAAGCGGCAAGCCTTTACCCTTATCGAATTACTCGTTGTTATCGCGATTATCGCGATTCTTGCGGCCATTTTGTTCCCAGTTTTCGCTCAGGCCCGGGAAAAGGCTCGCGCTATTGCGTGTCTCAGCAATCTTAAGCAAATCGGACTTGGCGTCGTTCAGTACAATCAGGACTACGACGAGAAAATGCCCAATGGCACAAGCGGGTATGGCACCTGCGCTGGCTGGGCCTATCAGGTCTATCCCTATGTAAAGAGTGTTGGCGCGTTCAAGTGCCCCGATGACTCTGGTGTTGGAACGAATGGCGCGTCGCTGGGAATTAACGCTAATTTCGGCGGTAAGCCTGGATCTGACCCAACGATTATGGGGAGCGCCGACGGCCGTACCCTCGCGGAATTCAATTCGCCGACAAAGACCGTTATGCTTTTTGAGACCGCGAACGGCAAGTACTATGACCTCTCTCGGGGTGATGGTAAAGACGACGCGAACGGCATCCATGCGGACAATATGTACAACGGCATGTCCCCCTCCGGTTTGGGCTACGGCGGTCCTTACGATCCGAATGGCGGCAATGGCGCCGATCCGGCTTCCGCAACCAGCTCAAACTTGAAGTACGCCACAGGATGGCTGCGCTTCAGTTCGCAGAGCGCGAACTTCCAGTCCAAGGACGGCCGCCATCAAATGGGAGCCAACTATCTGATGGCTGATACTCATGCAAAGTTCCTGAAGCCGAATTCCGTAACTGCGGGCTACAACGACCCGAGCGACGGCTACTGCGGCGGTATCTATGCGGCTGGACCGAGTGGAGGCGCGACGGCGGCGAACACCAACTGCACCGATTCTACTGTTGCCGCAACGTTCAGCATCCAGTAA
- a CDS encoding DUF5060 domain-containing protein, producing the protein MKSTVAQFAKFEAAFTLPNPTGNPFDPAVNDIDAVITGPHGLRAVVPAFWDGDRWRVRYAPTVIGEYRLSITRNGAAAQPIGLSASRFRGVASKDLGFIRVNPKIAQKFAFDGAQPYYPIGINVAWRNGGDPAYPVYFAQMEKAHLNWARVWMNNWDGKNLEWAADSVKNPKIGEYLLDVARHWDEIVDSAAQHGVYLQMTLQHHGQYTEKTDPNWSSNPFNAANGGFLKKPDDFFTDPEARRLTKAKYRYIVARWGYSDHILAFELFNEVQNIGEADSHFQDVIDWHKEMAAYLRSLDVNHHLLTTSYSDPGNPLSKIGLDYDQIHSYPPDVVSTFAALRTKGLKTPVFFGEWGPPDVRPEDLPGLVHDGLWAGLTAPTAGAQQYWYWDRVASRNFWPVFASAGAFVQAFGVPSLAPMDPVEVTIDAPGPKGDLSFAPPGGWEATTKTDVTLTASGTPDLSGISSYIQGQGHREMMPHPIVFHVNSSAPFQFRVLIGSVGKGGAHPTLSLDGASPQELSFPAADREHNVDQVLSVDVPSGAHTLSLFNTGDDWFVAKRIIATAYAPGVAVMAKGNAASSLFWAYDRDRAGKTPRTATLHFSGLEPGRYQVRLWDVAEGKPGSVVMARVSQSGALAVALPNFVGDIAGVVSKP; encoded by the coding sequence ATGAAATCAACCGTCGCGCAATTCGCCAAATTCGAGGCCGCCTTCACGCTTCCCAATCCCACAGGCAATCCCTTCGATCCCGCCGTCAACGATATCGACGCCGTCATTACTGGTCCTCATGGTCTGCGCGCGGTTGTTCCGGCCTTCTGGGATGGCGATCGCTGGCGGGTGCGTTATGCGCCGACGGTGATTGGGGAGTACAGGCTTTCGATTACGCGAAATGGCGCGGCGGCGCAGCCTATTGGATTGTCCGCGAGCCGCTTTCGTGGCGTTGCTTCCAAAGACTTGGGGTTCATTCGCGTCAATCCGAAGATCGCGCAGAAGTTTGCTTTTGACGGCGCGCAGCCTTACTATCCCATCGGAATCAACGTTGCGTGGCGGAACGGCGGCGATCCTGCCTATCCCGTATATTTCGCGCAAATGGAGAAGGCGCATCTGAACTGGGCGCGCGTGTGGATGAACAATTGGGATGGCAAGAACCTGGAGTGGGCAGCCGACAGCGTCAAAAATCCGAAGATCGGTGAATATCTCCTGGATGTCGCGCGGCATTGGGATGAGATTGTCGACTCCGCGGCGCAGCACGGCGTTTATCTGCAAATGACGCTTCAGCATCACGGCCAGTATACCGAGAAGACGGATCCTAATTGGTCGAGCAATCCGTTCAATGCCGCGAACGGCGGGTTTCTGAAAAAGCCGGATGACTTTTTCACGGATCCCGAGGCGCGGCGGCTGACGAAGGCGAAGTATCGCTATATCGTGGCTCGATGGGGATATTCGGACCATATCCTGGCGTTTGAGCTGTTCAACGAAGTGCAGAACATCGGTGAGGCCGACAGTCATTTTCAGGACGTGATTGACTGGCACAAAGAGATGGCGGCGTACCTGCGTTCCCTCGACGTCAATCACCATCTGCTCACGACCAGCTATAGCGACCCCGGAAATCCATTGTCCAAGATCGGACTGGATTACGATCAGATCCATTCGTATCCGCCCGATGTCGTCTCGACGTTCGCGGCGCTGCGGACGAAGGGTCTGAAAACTCCCGTATTTTTTGGTGAATGGGGTCCACCAGACGTCCGGCCGGAAGATCTGCCGGGCCTCGTGCATGACGGCCTTTGGGCGGGCCTTACGGCGCCGACCGCCGGCGCGCAGCAGTACTGGTACTGGGATCGCGTCGCTTCCAGAAACTTCTGGCCGGTCTTCGCCTCGGCCGGCGCGTTTGTCCAGGCGTTCGGCGTGCCGTCCCTGGCGCCTATGGATCCCGTGGAGGTGACGATCGACGCTCCGGGGCCGAAAGGCGACTTATCGTTCGCGCCGCCTGGAGGATGGGAGGCGACGACCAAAACGGATGTCACCCTGACCGCATCGGGAACGCCGGACCTCTCTGGAATTTCGTCGTATATCCAGGGCCAGGGGCATCGTGAAATGATGCCGCATCCGATCGTGTTTCATGTCAATAGCTCCGCGCCATTCCAATTTCGCGTGCTGATTGGCTCTGTCGGCAAGGGCGGGGCGCATCCCACGCTTTCGCTGGACGGGGCGTCGCCGCAGGAGCTCAGCTTTCCCGCTGCGGATCGTGAGCACAATGTCGACCAGGTGTTGAGCGTGGACGTCCCGTCCGGCGCGCACACGCTCTCGCTGTTTAATACAGGAGACGACTGGTTTGTCGCGAAACGTATCATCGCCACGGCGTACGCCCCTGGCGTGGCGGTCATGGCGAAGGGAAACGCCGCGTCATCGCTCTTCTGGGCCTACGACCGCGACCGCGCCGGCAAGACTCCGCGAACGGCGACGCTTCACTTCAGCGGCCTGGAGCCCGGACGATACCAGGTTCGCCTCTGGGATGTGGCCGAGGGAAAACCGGGGTCGGTGGTCATGGCCCGGGTTTCCCAAAGCGGGGCTCTGGCGGTCGCGCTGCCGAATTTTGTCGGAGATATCGCGGGAGTAGTCTCGAAGCCATGA
- a CDS encoding SGNH/GDSL hydrolase family protein, translating into MNVSIVFAACLTVACGVSLFGAYPAAAKDSAPQSESVAADNKNIQYMGRIDFSDPKKPRFWAAGCTVRAKFRGTYCDAIVNDQVLWGNSHNYIEIVVDDGKPIRVQTTGPVNTIRVAEGLPEGTHTVTLCKDTESGIGYLDFLGFRCAGLVRPDRQPRRKMEFIGDSITCGTGSDTSVKPCGEGQWYDQHNAYMSYGPAAARALDAQWHLTSSSGIGVHHSCCDMKVTMPDVFGRMDLSANAPGEWDFARYQPDVVTICLGQNDGAGDPEAFHAAYIAFIHQIRGRYPRAQIVCLTSPMADAALTSFMKDSLTTIVEQMQQAGDKKIHAYFFSRSYNDGCGGHPSMAQHQLIAAELAAYCKATFGW; encoded by the coding sequence ATGAACGTATCGATTGTATTCGCCGCATGTCTGACTGTGGCTTGCGGAGTGTCTTTGTTTGGCGCTTATCCGGCGGCGGCGAAGGACAGCGCGCCTCAAAGCGAGTCCGTCGCCGCCGACAATAAGAACATCCAATATATGGGACGGATCGATTTCAGCGATCCCAAGAAGCCCCGGTTCTGGGCGGCGGGCTGCACGGTCCGCGCCAAGTTTCGCGGAACGTACTGCGACGCGATCGTCAACGACCAGGTCTTATGGGGAAACTCGCACAACTATATCGAGATTGTTGTCGATGACGGCAAACCTATACGCGTGCAAACGACCGGTCCCGTCAACACGATCCGCGTGGCCGAGGGACTGCCAGAAGGAACGCACACTGTCACGCTGTGCAAAGACACCGAGTCCGGAATTGGATACCTGGATTTCCTTGGCTTCCGCTGCGCCGGGCTCGTCCGTCCGGATCGGCAGCCGAGGCGCAAGATGGAGTTCATCGGGGATTCCATCACCTGCGGCACGGGCAGCGACACGTCGGTCAAACCCTGCGGCGAAGGCCAATGGTACGACCAGCATAACGCCTACATGAGTTATGGCCCGGCGGCGGCGCGTGCGCTGGACGCGCAGTGGCATTTGACATCGTCATCGGGTATCGGCGTGCATCATAGCTGCTGTGATATGAAGGTGACCATGCCGGACGTGTTCGGCAGGATGGATCTCAGCGCCAACGCGCCCGGGGAGTGGGATTTCGCGCGTTACCAGCCCGATGTCGTCACGATTTGCCTGGGCCAGAACGACGGCGCCGGCGACCCGGAAGCCTTCCACGCCGCGTACATCGCCTTTATCCATCAAATCCGAGGCCGCTATCCCAGAGCCCAGATCGTCTGCCTGACGAGTCCCATGGCCGACGCCGCGCTGACGTCGTTTATGAAGGACAGCCTGACAACGATCGTCGAGCAGATGCAGCAGGCGGGGGACAAAAAGATCCACGCCTACTTCTTTTCCCGCAGTTACAACGACGGCTGCGGCGGGCACCCCAGCATGGCGCAGCACCAGCTCATCGCCGCAGAGCTGGCGGCCTACTGTAAAGCGACATTCGGCTGGTAA
- a CDS encoding putative Ig domain-containing protein, producing MSLLPSRAIAASAALCCLTPAAFAADPAASQVTPDYRSRILTPAAPNTPRIHGPSVYGERPGRPFLYAIPATGDRPMTFSASGLPKGLSVDPATGRITGQVDRPGTYLVTLKARGARGRDEKKLRIVIGDQIALTPPMGWNSWNSWAWTVDQDKVLRSARALVAAGLDRHGWSYVNIDDTWQGKPDPATKALQANERFPNMKALTDQIHAMGLKAGIYSTPWMASYAMYPGSSASNPEHTWVSPPQDKRFIEPNPHHQFGAYSFAANDAKQWADWGFDYLKYDWNPNDEAHTREMSEALKASGRDFVFSLSNSAPFEHADDWARLSNAWRTTGDIVDNYESLCQNGFTQSKWAPYSGPGHWNDADMMILGWVGWGPALHPTHLSPDEQYTHMSLWCLLSSPLLIGCDLEKLDPFTLSLLTNDEVLAIDQDPLGRAATQVSTAGGDVTLVGAAPYASHGETNSVTQPRLQVWAKPLEDGSQAVGLFNLGDATAEVTANFADLKATGEQRVRDLWRQKDLGAFRTSFTTDVPSHGVVLVKISRTK from the coding sequence ATGTCCTTGTTACCCTCACGCGCCATCGCCGCCTCGGCGGCGCTCTGCTGCCTCACACCCGCCGCATTCGCCGCCGATCCTGCGGCGTCCCAGGTTACGCCGGACTACAGATCGCGGATCCTAACGCCGGCCGCTCCGAACACGCCCCGGATCCATGGACCCAGCGTTTACGGCGAGCGTCCCGGCCGTCCTTTTCTGTACGCCATTCCCGCCACCGGCGACCGGCCAATGACCTTCTCGGCGAGTGGGCTTCCGAAAGGATTGTCGGTGGATCCTGCAACGGGCCGGATCACCGGCCAGGTCGATCGACCGGGAACGTATCTCGTCACGCTGAAAGCGCGCGGCGCGCGCGGGCGAGATGAGAAGAAGCTCCGGATCGTTATTGGAGACCAGATCGCATTGACGCCGCCGATGGGATGGAACAGCTGGAACTCCTGGGCATGGACCGTGGATCAAGACAAAGTCCTGCGCTCCGCCAGAGCGCTGGTCGCCGCCGGCCTGGATCGGCACGGCTGGAGCTACGTCAACATCGACGATACCTGGCAGGGCAAGCCAGATCCCGCCACGAAGGCGCTTCAGGCAAATGAGCGTTTCCCTAATATGAAAGCGCTCACCGACCAGATCCACGCAATGGGGCTGAAGGCGGGTATTTACTCCACGCCCTGGATGGCTTCCTACGCGATGTATCCCGGGAGCAGCGCCTCCAACCCGGAGCATACCTGGGTGTCGCCTCCTCAGGATAAGCGCTTTATCGAGCCGAATCCGCACCATCAATTCGGCGCCTATTCCTTCGCGGCCAACGACGCCAAGCAATGGGCGGATTGGGGATTCGATTATCTGAAGTACGACTGGAACCCTAATGATGAGGCCCACACGCGCGAAATGTCCGAGGCGCTGAAGGCCAGCGGCCGCGACTTCGTGTTCAGCCTCTCCAACAGCGCCCCATTTGAGCATGCGGACGACTGGGCGCGTCTGTCCAACGCCTGGCGCACTACCGGCGACATTGTCGATAACTACGAGAGTCTTTGCCAGAACGGCTTCACGCAGTCCAAATGGGCGCCGTACTCCGGCCCCGGCCATTGGAACGACGCCGATATGATGATCCTCGGCTGGGTCGGGTGGGGGCCGGCGCTTCATCCTACCCATTTGAGCCCCGACGAGCAGTACACGCATATGAGCCTTTGGTGCCTGCTCTCATCGCCGCTGCTGATCGGCTGCGATCTGGAGAAGCTCGATCCCTTCACCCTCAGCCTGCTCACCAATGACGAAGTGCTGGCGATCGACCAGGATCCGCTCGGCCGCGCGGCCACGCAGGTTTCCACCGCCGGCGGCGATGTCACGCTGGTCGGCGCCGCGCCGTACGCAAGCCACGGCGAAACCAACTCCGTGACCCAGCCGCGCCTGCAAGTCTGGGCAAAGCCGCTGGAAGATGGATCGCAGGCCGTCGGCCTGTTCAATCTGGGAGATGCGACCGCCGAAGTCACCGCAAACTTCGCGGATCTTAAGGCAACTGGCGAACAGCGCGTGCGCGACCTGTGGCGGCAGAAAGATCTGGGAGCGTTCCGAACCAGCTTCACGACCGACGTGCCGTCCCACGGCGTCGTGCTGGTGAAAATCAGCCGCACAAAGTAA
- a CDS encoding carbohydrate ABC transporter permease: MSNIITKPTRPLTLPAKEAAAKSTIKSSHKRAAVALFSFAALGALLTLTPFYLMLALSLKTASEIAASPWAWPHSPQWINYVKTWTIEGTGVTFSLFFKNTLTIAVLSTVGTVLSSSLVAYGFARLRFPGRDRLFMLLLATMMLPGIVTMLPSYVGFSYLHWIDTLKPLIIPAFFGAAFNVFLLRQFFMTLPRELDEAARLDGASYFQIYWKILMPLCRPALVTVGLFSFIGAWKDLMGPLIYLNSTENQTLELGLRTFQTIHGTDWNLLMAGSVIVLIPLLVLFFFGQRYFIQGIVMSGLKD, translated from the coding sequence ATGAGTAACATAATCACCAAGCCCACCCGGCCCCTGACGCTGCCGGCCAAAGAAGCGGCGGCGAAGTCCACCATCAAGTCGTCGCACAAGCGCGCGGCGGTCGCTCTCTTTAGCTTCGCGGCTCTGGGCGCCTTGCTGACGCTGACGCCCTTCTACCTGATGCTGGCGCTCTCGCTCAAGACCGCCTCCGAGATCGCCGCGAGCCCGTGGGCGTGGCCGCACTCGCCGCAGTGGATCAATTACGTCAAGACGTGGACGATCGAGGGAACCGGAGTCACGTTCTCTCTCTTCTTCAAGAACACGCTGACGATCGCCGTTCTGTCGACCGTGGGAACCGTGCTGTCATCCTCCCTGGTAGCATACGGCTTCGCGCGCCTGCGCTTCCCCGGCCGCGACCGGCTGTTCATGCTGCTGCTCGCCACCATGATGCTGCCGGGGATCGTCACGATGCTTCCCTCGTATGTGGGCTTCAGCTACCTGCACTGGATCGATACGCTAAAACCGCTGATCATCCCCGCCTTCTTCGGCGCCGCCTTCAACGTCTTCCTGCTGCGCCAGTTCTTTATGACCCTGCCCCGCGAACTCGACGAAGCCGCCCGCCTGGACGGCGCCTCCTATTTCCAGATCTACTGGAAGATCCTGATGCCGCTTTGCCGCCCCGCGCTGGTGACGGTCGGCCTGTTCTCCTTCATCGGCGCCTGGAAAGACCTGATGGGCCCGCTGATCTATCTCAACTCCACCGAGAACCAGACTCTGGAGCTGGGCCTGCGCACCTTCCAGACGATCCACGGCACCGACTGGAACCTGCTTATGGCCGGCTCCGTGATCGTCTTGATCCCGCTGCTCGTCCTGTTCTTCTTCGGCCAGCGTTACTTCATCCAGGGCATCGTGATGTCCGGTTTGAAGGATTAA